The region GAAAAATTCAACAACAAAACAAACGGTATCACTTTCCGTCGTTGGCTCATGCATGCTAACCCAAGCTTGTCTCACTACTTGGATGAGATTCTTGGAGAAGGTTGGCACCATGAAGCAGATGAGCTTGAAAAACTCTTGTCTTATGAAGACAAAGCAGCTGTCAAAGAAAAATTGGAAAGCATCAAGGCTCACAACAAACGTAAATTGGCTCGTCACTTGAAAGAACATCAAGGTGTGGAAATCAATCCAAACTCTATCTTTGATATCCAAATCAAACGTCTTCACGAGTACAAACGCCAACAAATGAACGCTTTGTACGTGATTCACAAATACCTTGATATCAAAGCTGGTAATATCCCTGCTCGCCCAATCACAATCTTCTTTGGTGGTAAAGCAGCTCCAGCCTACACAATCGCTCAAGACATCATCCACTTGATCCTTTGCATGTCAGAAGTGATTGCTAACGATCCAGCAGTAGCTCCACACTTGCAAGTGGTTATGGTTGAAAACTACAACGTTACTGCAGCAAGCTTCCTTATCCCAGCATGTGATATCTCAGAACAAATCTCACTTGCTTCTAAAGAAGCTTCAGGTACTGGTAACATGAAATTCATGTTGAACGGAGCTTTGACTCTTGGTACTATGGACGGTGCTAACGTGGAAATCGCTGAGTTGGTTGGAGACGAAAATATCTACATCTTTGGTGAAGATTCAGAAACTGTTATCGACCTTTACGAAAAAGCAGCTTACAAATCAAGCGAATTCTACGCTCGTGAAGCTATCAAACCATTGGTTGACTTCATCGTTAGCGATGCAGTTCTTGCAGCTGGAAACAAAGAGCGCTTGGAACGCCTTTACAATGAATTGATCAACAAAGACTGGTTCATGACTCTTCTTGACTTGGAAGACTACATCAAGGTTAAAGAGCAAATGTTGGCTGACTACGAAGACCGTGACGCATGGTTGAATAAAGTTATCGTTAACATTTCTAAAGCAGGATTCTTCTCATCTGACCGTACAATCGCTCAGTATAACGAAGATATTTGGCACTTGAACTAATACTCTTCGAAAATCAAATTCAAACCACGTCAGCGTTGCCTTGCCGTACTCAAGTACAGCCTGCGGCTAGCTTCCTAGTTTGCTCTTTGATTTTCATTGAGTATAAGATACAAGATCTATACTAATACACTTTCCTATGAAGCGAATTTCGATTGAAATTCGCTTTTTTGAATACTTGAGTAGAAATAGACCTCAGATACTTTATTGAAATGGGGTACTTATATAAGATAGTTTCTTAAAACTATTCGTTATAATTATTTTTTCTGAAAATTGTAGGAAAGTGTGTTAAAATGGAAACGTATACAAGTAGTTATTTGAATGTCAAATTAGAATTTGAAGAGGCGCATTATGAGTAATTTAGAAATAGGGAAACGGATTCGTACTTTACGGACTGAAAAAGGACTGAGTAGAGAAGCCTTTTGTGGCGATGAAAAAGAACTTACTGTTCGTCAGTTGGGTCGAATTGAAACAGGAAATAACTTGCCCAGCTTAGCGAAACTAGATTATATAGCTGGAGTGCTAGGAATTCCGATGTCTCAGTTAATCGATGAAGGCATGATAATTGTTTCCAAAGAGTATTTAAAGCTAAAAACGAAGTTAATTCGTCAATCTATTCATGGAGATGAAGAAAAAGTCCGTCAGCGTGAGGCTATCTTTGAAGATATTCAGGAACATTTTTATGATCAACTCCCTGAGGATGAACAAGTAGCAGTTGAGATTTTACAAGCTATTGATGATGTGTATGTTTCTGAAAATGCCGAATTTGGAGAAGGTTTAATTGAGGAATATTTTGAACAAACAATGTTACGAACAGAATATTCGACAAATGATTTACTACTGTTGTACTTGTATTTTTTGTCTCTAGCTGTTAATTCAGAACGAGATGAAATAACTTTAAAAAAAGTTTGTCTAAATATTGTATCTCAAACAAATTACGAAGATGCCAGTTATACTCATCTATTGCAAAGGGTACTTATAGGATTAGTTCTTTATCAAATCGATATTGATTATCATGAATTTATTCCTGAAATATTGAGTATGTTAAGAGAAATTATGATTGAAATAGGAGACACTAGTTTAAAACCAACTGTAGACTTCATTGAAGCAAAATATTACTTATACGGAGAAAAAGATAAAGAAAAAGCCCTGCAATACTATGAAAAAGCTATCAATGGGGCAGAATTTTTGAATGACATGAATTTTAAAAATCGAGTAATAGAAGAAAAAAATAAGGATTTTCCATAATTTCAATTTAAAAACAGGACATAAATGTCAGTGGACATTTATGTCCTGTTTTTTTACTCTCGTAAGGTATATACTGTTATTGTAAATAAGTTAAGCAGAACGCAATGCTAGAAACATTTCTATTTAAACGGGATGTAGATTAGCAGGCGGGAGGAAAATATGGTAAAAACAATTGACTATTATATGGATGAAAAGTTTGTCAAGAAGGACTATCTGATTATCAAAAATAGTCTAGATAGCAGACGACTATGTAAAGTAACACTTGATGAGAAGTTGCTAAAATTAGTTCTCTTATTTCCAAATGAAATGAGAGAAATCAAAATGGACTCCAACTTAAAGCCTAGAATTAGAGTTGTTGACATAACTGATGGGAGTGAGTGAAGTTTCTAAAATACAATTTATCATTAGAAAGAGGTAATACAATGATTAAGGTAGAAAGAGTTATAAAGCGATTTGGAGATAATATTGCATTAAATCAAATTAGTTTTTCAATAAACGAAGGAGAAATTTTTGGATTCCTAGGTCCATCTGGTTCAGGGAAAACAACAATGATCAATATTCTGACAGGACAGCTACAGGCTAACAGCGGAAAGACAGAATTATTAGGGAAAGATTCTCAAAAATTACTTCCGTCAGATTTTGAAGAGTTAGGTTTAGTAGGTGACACAAGTGGTTATTACGAAAAATTAAGTTTGTACAATAACTTGTTGCTATTTGCAAGACTATACGGAGTTTCAAAATCTCGAATTGAAGAAATTCTAAAACAAGTTGGTCTGTATGATAGTAAAGACACTCCAGCTGAGAAACTTTCTACAGGAATGCGTCAACGAATGCTTTTAGCTCGTGCTTTAATCAATTACCCTAAAGTTCTATTTTTAGATGAACCTACAAGTGGGTTAGATCCCACCACCTCAAAGAAGATTCACAAATTACTACAGGAGTTAAAGGAAAGAGGAACAACTATTTTCTTAACTACTCATGATATGAATGAGGCGACTTTATTATGTGATAACCTAGCTCTTTTGAATAAAGGTGATCTTATTGAACAAGGAAGCCCAGGCGAAATTATCCAAAAATACAACACGGAAAAGAATGTTGCAGTAACCTATAGTGATTCTACTAAAAAGGTAGTGCGCTTTGAAGACTTGCAGCAAGAAGATTATAAAAAAATGATGACGATTCACTCATGTGAACCAACTTTAGAAGATATTTTTATTAAATTGACAGGAGAAAAATTAGATGTTTAAGAGAATTTTAGCCCTTATCTGGTTGAGGACACAAGTATTATTAACAAACAAAAATACTTTGGTACAGGTAGTATTCCCATTCTTTATGGTTCTACTCTTCCAAAATTTTATGAATACAGATGGCGCTCAAGGGAAAGCACTATTGTATAGTTCTTTAACAATGGCATTCTCATTTTCTTCTGGTTCAATGATTTCAAACTCTATTGCAGAGGAAAAAGAAAAAAGAATTTTTAAAACTCTCATTTTAAGTGGAGTTCGCCGTGGAGAATATCTTATTTCCGTTTTGTTTTATCCTATAATCTTTGCCTTGGCTGCAGTTATTTCTTTCCCTATTATGGTTGAAGTGGATTTCGCAAAAGATTATCCTGTATACCTTGTAGTAGCTTCTCTGGTAGCATTATGTACAATCCTCTTAAATCTAGTGATTGGAGCTATTTCAGAGACACAAACTCAGGCTCAGGTTTATGGTTTGATTCCAATGCTTGGTCTCTCATTCTTGCCGATGTTTTCTCAAGTTAGCTCAGAGATCAAGAAATTTATGGATACAACTTTCTTAGGAGTTTATGTAGATTTCTTTAATAAACCAGATTTCAAGTTGAATTTTGACAGTTTGGGAATCACTTTTGCTTGGGTTGTAGCATTACTTGCCCTTAGTTATTGGGGTTTGAAAAATAAAAAAAGAGTCCCGTTTGGGAAACTAACAATTAATCAGCTTCAAAAACTAACTTTTTTTAAAGCTTAGTGTTAGTAATCTTTGTAAGAAACCTCGTTTAAAACAATAAACCAGCGCTTAAAACGCTGGTTTTTACTGTCTTTCAACCTCATCTTTCTTTGTATATGATTACCTCATATTTCTTGTATTCGCTTACATAAAGTATTATAATATGATTGTAGGAAAGAAGGTGTTCTTATGATACATACACTTAAATTGGTGTTGTTTATTACCTTTCTTGTAGTAAGCTTGTTACCTGATAAGATTTTTGGAAAAAATAAAAAAATTTGGAAAATAGTTCTTGCAATATTGATGGCGGCGACAGCATTATCATTTATGTACTAAGTTATTTTAAGAATGTAGGGTTTACTTCCCTACATTCTTTTTAGTTTTTTCTGTTTTCTAGATTCTATTTATCCAAGCGCTTCAAAAACTAACTTTTTTTAAAGCTAAGTGTCAGTAAGCTTGTAAGAAATCTAGTTTAAAACAATAAACCAGCGCTTTAAATGCTGGTTTTTACTGTCTTCAGCCTTATATTTCTTCGTAGTTGATTACCTCATATCTCTTGTAGTCGCTTACATAAAGTATTATAATATGATTATAGGAAAGAAGGTGTTTTTATGTGGAAAAAATATTTTTCAAAATATAAATGGACTGATTTATTTTGGATACTATTTGTTATTTTGACCTGCCTCTATATAGGTAACAACGATTTGTTTCCTCTCAATCATCAAGAAATCTCTTTTCGTGGTAGCGTTTGGGGTCTGGTACTGGCCTTATTTCACTTGCTATTTATTGATAAGTTTGTTATCTCGAATCGAAAATAAATATTAGAACTATGCCTGACTGGCTACTTTTGTGATTGATTTTGGAGGAAGATTTTGTCTCTATTATTTATTATTTTAAATTTGTTTATCTTGTACAAGATTTATTCTTTGAGGCGGGAGAAATCGAAATACTTGATTTATACGGCCTATATCATATTTGGGGCAAATGTACTATATGGTGTTCAATGGTTATTAAAAGAACTGGTTTCAAAGATTTCCTCTTAATGTGTATAGAAACTCCAGCGATTTTTGCATAACAAAACGCATAAGATTAAGGTTTTGAGTACCTGTTCTTATGCGTTTTTGTAATATTGAAGATTTTCGGTAAGTTTTATACCTTTGGGAAGTCTAGTTTAGAATGCTTGCCCAACAAGTATCTCAGCTTCAATGGTAATCTCTGTCAGTTGGCTCCAGTCAATCTTGCTCTGGTCGATGTGAAAGAGTAGGGGTGTCATGCTGAGTAGGGCTTGGAGCTGATCTGCTGTGATAGTCTTGGTCAGAGAGGCAGTTTTACTGGATAAGATAGTGAAGTTGTTTTGGAAATGATTTTTGATATCTTGGTTGGAATACTCCTTGTTTGTCAGCTGGTCTTGTACCTTCTGACGGATTTCCTTGAGGTGATTTTCAGTTGGAATAACCTTTATCAAGATGCCGTCTTTGGATAAAACGCGACGAAATTCTCCATAGTTGGCAGGTGAGAAGATATCAAGCAGGATATCCATGCTGGCGTCTTTTATAGGAAGACGAGCCAAGTCACCAACGAACCAATTGACTGCCCAGTTTGGTTCACTCTTGGCAGCGATTTGGACGGAATCTTTGGAGATGTCAAAGGCATAGAAGGTTTTGTCAGGATGACTTTCTTGGAGTTTGCGAGAATAGAATCCTTCGCCACAACCGATATCTAAGACTGTGGTGCTAGTTTCTGAACTGGCTAGCAAGTCAGATACAGCCTCTAAAATAGCCTGATAAAAGCCGGCTTCTAGGATTTGTTGACGATTTTGAAAATTTTCCTTGTCGTAGTTAGCAGATTGCTTGATTTGAGGGGCTAGATTGACATAGCCGAATTTCGCCAAGTCAAAAGAATGGCGATTGCTACATTTGAGACTGTTCTCTACCAGAGTCAGATTGTCTTGACAGATAGGACAGGCAAAGGCAGTAGCAGAAGCAAAACGTTGAAGTTTGGGTTTGAGATTTGTATTCATAGTTTAAGTGTATCAAAAGAGGCAAATGAAAGCAACTTTAGGAATAAGTAGATGGGAGATTCAGTAGAAATAAAACTAATACTCTTCGAAAATCAAATTCAAACCACGTCAACGTCGCCTTGCCGTACTCAAGTACAGCCTGCGGCTAGTTTCCTAGTTTGCTCTTTGATTTTCATTGAGTATAATTCTCCAATTTATAAAATGAAATTGCTTTTATATCTAAATTGCTATATAATAATGATAAGGAGGAAATAAGTATGTTAAAAGAAGTATTAACCGTCGCAAAAGTTGCGAAAAAATCATCACTCTTTTTGGGTGGTGTCGCATTTGGTACCCTTGGTTTGAAAATCTTGGCAAGTAAGGAAGCTAAAAAAGGTTATTCTAAAGCTTTGGCTAAGGCTTACAAGTTGAAAGACGGGCTAGATGCATCTGTTTCTGTTGTGAAACAACATGGAGACGATGTCTTGCAAGATGCCAAATATTTGTACGAGCAAGAGAAAAAAGAAGAGCAATTAGATAGCCTTATAGGGGAATAATATGTCTTTTAAAGTGCTACATAGAGGATACCAACATATCCGACTATCATCTTCTTTTTCACTCACCTTGGATATTCAAGACTATCTTCGTTCCTTGGCGAGAGATGAAAAGGGGATTGAGTCTATCCAGTTTTACATGGATCAACAGCACTTT is a window of Streptococcus mitis DNA encoding:
- a CDS encoding putative RNA methyltransferase, whose translation is MNTNLKPKLQRFASATAFACPICQDNLTLVENSLKCSNRHSFDLAKFGYVNLAPQIKQSANYDKENFQNRQQILEAGFYQAILEAVSDLLASSETSTTVLDIGCGEGFYSRKLQESHPDKTFYAFDISKDSVQIAAKSEPNWAVNWFVGDLARLPIKDASMDILLDIFSPANYGEFRRVLSKDGILIKVIPTENHLKEIRQKVQDQLTNKEYSNQDIKNHFQNNFTILSSKTASLTKTITADQLQALLSMTPLLFHIDQSKIDWSQLTEITIEAEILVGQAF
- a CDS encoding DUF6110 family protein; translated protein: MLKEVLTVAKVAKKSSLFLGGVAFGTLGLKILASKEAKKGYSKALAKAYKLKDGLDASVSVVKQHGDDVLQDAKYLYEQEKKEEQLDSLIGE
- a CDS encoding ABC transporter permease, coding for MFKRILALIWLRTQVLLTNKNTLVQVVFPFFMVLLFQNFMNTDGAQGKALLYSSLTMAFSFSSGSMISNSIAEEKEKRIFKTLILSGVRRGEYLISVLFYPIIFALAAVISFPIMVEVDFAKDYPVYLVVASLVALCTILLNLVIGAISETQTQAQVYGLIPMLGLSFLPMFSQVSSEIKKFMDTTFLGVYVDFFNKPDFKLNFDSLGITFAWVVALLALSYWGLKNKKRVPFGKLTINQLQKLTFFKA
- a CDS encoding helix-turn-helix domain-containing protein; this encodes MSNLEIGKRIRTLRTEKGLSREAFCGDEKELTVRQLGRIETGNNLPSLAKLDYIAGVLGIPMSQLIDEGMIIVSKEYLKLKTKLIRQSIHGDEEKVRQREAIFEDIQEHFYDQLPEDEQVAVEILQAIDDVYVSENAEFGEGLIEEYFEQTMLRTEYSTNDLLLLYLYFLSLAVNSERDEITLKKVCLNIVSQTNYEDASYTHLLQRVLIGLVLYQIDIDYHEFIPEILSMLREIMIEIGDTSLKPTVDFIEAKYYLYGEKDKEKALQYYEKAINGAEFLNDMNFKNRVIEEKNKDFP
- a CDS encoding ABC transporter ATP-binding protein, translating into MIKVERVIKRFGDNIALNQISFSINEGEIFGFLGPSGSGKTTMINILTGQLQANSGKTELLGKDSQKLLPSDFEELGLVGDTSGYYEKLSLYNNLLLFARLYGVSKSRIEEILKQVGLYDSKDTPAEKLSTGMRQRMLLARALINYPKVLFLDEPTSGLDPTTSKKIHKLLQELKERGTTIFLTTHDMNEATLLCDNLALLNKGDLIEQGSPGEIIQKYNTEKNVAVTYSDSTKKVVRFEDLQQEDYKKMMTIHSCEPTLEDIFIKLTGEKLDV